In Sebaldella termitidis ATCC 33386, one DNA window encodes the following:
- the argJ gene encoding bifunctional glutamate N-acetyltransferase/amino-acid acetyltransferase ArgJ, translated as MNVIKNGTITDVKGFKAAGITAGLKKSGKKDLALIYSEYKAVSAAVFTKNLVKAAPILVDMENIKSENTQAIIVNSGNANACTGEDGYKNAKKMTEIIAEKLNLHPTEVLVESTGIIGVQMDMEKVASGLEKIVPELSEEGGHNAGEAIMTTDTFPKNLAVKIEIGGKEVTIAGIAKGSGMIHPDMATMLAFLVTDISIDKKLLQKVFSKSTDDSYNMVSVDGDTSTNDMAGILANGAAGNTKITDENSEEFKIFKEALNFVNKELAKSIAKDGEGATKLIEVTTKNARTMEDAKKVSKSVITSSLFKAAVFGSDANWGRILCAVGYSGAELIVDKIEIFIKGEDKIIQVAKNGMGIDFGEEEVEKILKEEKVGVIVNLNDGNYDATAWGCDLTYDYVKINADYRT; from the coding sequence ATGAATGTAATTAAGAACGGGACAATTACAGATGTAAAAGGTTTCAAAGCTGCGGGAATAACCGCCGGTCTGAAAAAAAGCGGGAAAAAAGATCTGGCATTAATCTATAGTGAATATAAAGCTGTATCTGCTGCCGTATTTACAAAAAATCTGGTAAAAGCAGCTCCGATACTGGTAGATATGGAAAATATAAAATCGGAAAATACTCAGGCAATTATAGTAAACAGCGGGAATGCCAATGCATGTACAGGGGAAGACGGCTATAAAAATGCAAAGAAAATGACAGAAATAATAGCAGAAAAGCTAAACCTGCATCCGACAGAGGTTTTGGTAGAGTCTACCGGAATTATTGGTGTTCAGATGGATATGGAAAAAGTAGCTTCCGGTCTTGAAAAAATAGTACCAGAGCTTAGTGAAGAAGGAGGACATAATGCAGGAGAAGCAATAATGACTACAGATACATTCCCTAAGAATTTAGCCGTAAAGATAGAAATCGGCGGTAAAGAAGTGACAATAGCCGGAATAGCCAAGGGATCAGGAATGATACATCCTGATATGGCAACGATGCTTGCATTTCTCGTAACAGATATAAGTATTGATAAAAAACTGCTTCAGAAAGTATTTTCAAAAAGTACTGATGATTCATATAATATGGTTTCCGTGGACGGAGATACCAGCACTAATGATATGGCGGGAATACTGGCAAACGGTGCAGCCGGCAATACAAAGATAACTGATGAAAACAGTGAGGAATTTAAGATTTTTAAAGAGGCTCTGAATTTTGTCAATAAAGAGCTTGCGAAGTCCATAGCAAAAGACGGTGAAGGAGCTACAAAGCTTATAGAGGTAACAACAAAAAATGCCAGAACAATGGAAGATGCAAAAAAAGTATCAAAATCTGTTATTACTTCAAGTCTTTTTAAAGCAGCGGTATTCGGCTCAGATGCGAATTGGGGAAGAATATTATGCGCCGTGGGATATTCAGGAGCAGAGCTGATTGTGGATAAAATTGAGATATTTATAAAAGGTGAGGATAAAATAATTCAGGTAGCGAAAAACGGAATGGGTATAGACTTTGGCGAGGAAGAAGTAGAAAAAATACTGAAAGAAGAAAAGGTAGGGGTTATTGTCAATCTGAATGACGGGAATTATGATGCGACAGCCTGGGGCTGCGATCTGACTTATGACTATGTAAAGATAAATGCAGATTACAGAACATAA
- a CDS encoding pseudouridine-5'-phosphate glycosidase: protein MKNFMKYLEVSKEVKEALENNKPVVALESTIISHGMPFPQNYETALKVEKVIREAGAIPATIAILDGKLKVGLSAEEIEFLGKEGSKIIKVSRRDLPYIVANKLNGATTVATTMIVAEMAGVKVFATGGIGGVHRGAETTMDISADLEELSNTNVAVICAGAKSILDLGLTLEYLETHGVPVLGYQTKKLPAFFTRESEFDLDYKIDTPKELADIITAKWEMGLNGGVVIANPIPVEYSMDYDEISKSIEEAVKEAEAKGIKGKESTPFLLAKIKEITKGKSLEANIQLVYNNAKLASEIAGNMK, encoded by the coding sequence ATGAAAAACTTTATGAAGTATCTTGAAGTAAGCAAAGAGGTAAAAGAAGCACTGGAAAACAACAAACCTGTGGTAGCACTGGAATCAACAATTATATCACACGGAATGCCTTTTCCGCAGAATTATGAAACAGCACTAAAAGTAGAAAAAGTAATAAGAGAAGCAGGAGCAATACCAGCTACCATTGCAATACTGGACGGGAAATTAAAAGTGGGATTGTCTGCTGAAGAGATAGAGTTTTTAGGAAAAGAAGGAAGTAAAATAATAAAAGTAAGCAGAAGAGATCTTCCTTATATTGTAGCAAATAAATTAAACGGAGCAACAACAGTGGCAACTACAATGATAGTGGCAGAAATGGCAGGAGTAAAAGTATTCGCTACAGGAGGAATAGGAGGAGTACACAGAGGAGCAGAAACAACTATGGATATTTCCGCTGACCTTGAAGAATTGTCAAATACAAATGTAGCAGTAATATGTGCAGGGGCAAAATCTATTCTTGATCTTGGTCTGACTTTGGAATATCTTGAAACTCACGGAGTACCTGTATTAGGATACCAGACTAAAAAACTTCCGGCATTTTTCACTAGAGAGAGCGAATTTGATCTTGATTATAAAATAGATACTCCAAAAGAACTGGCAGATATAATAACAGCAAAATGGGAAATGGGATTAAACGGTGGAGTAGTAATAGCAAATCCGATTCCTGTGGAATATTCAATGGATTATGATGAAATAAGCAAATCAATAGAAGAGGCTGTAAAAGAAGCAGAAGCAAAAGGAATAAAAGGAAAAGAAAGCACACCTTTCCTTCTTGCTAAAATAAAAGAAATCACTAAAGGAAAAAGTCTAGAGGCTAATATCCAGCTGGTTTATAATAATGCGAAGCTGGCATCTGAAATAGCAGGAAACATGAAATAA
- a CDS encoding GNAT family N-acetyltransferase — protein MIRSVRLSDAEAIAKIYNYYVKETTVTFETEEIDITEMEKRIKKTLEYGYPFIVHEEEGIVTGYAYVRKWRERISYNNTLETSIYVDKDKKTKGTGKKLYNSLIEKCKKSGVHVLIGVLSHTNTASKKLHKNTGFEKTGHFKEAANKFGKFIDVEFWSLILKAAG, from the coding sequence ATGATTAGAAGTGTAAGATTGAGCGATGCTGAGGCAATAGCAAAAATATATAATTATTATGTAAAAGAAACAACAGTTACATTTGAAACAGAGGAAATAGACATAACGGAAATGGAAAAAAGAATAAAGAAAACGCTGGAATACGGCTATCCTTTTATTGTTCATGAAGAGGAGGGAATTGTAACAGGTTATGCCTATGTAAGAAAATGGAGAGAAAGAATATCCTATAATAATACTTTGGAAACAAGCATATATGTGGATAAGGACAAAAAAACAAAAGGTACGGGAAAAAAACTGTATAATTCATTAATAGAAAAGTGTAAAAAATCAGGCGTGCATGTATTAATAGGAGTTTTATCCCATACAAATACAGCAAGCAAAAAGCTCCATAAAAATACGGGATTTGAGAAAACAGGACATTTTAAAGAGGCGGCAAATAAATTCGGGAAGTTTATAGATGTAGAATTCTGGTCTTTGATATTAAAGGCAGCAGGATAG
- a CDS encoding carbohydrate kinase, with translation MTEREREILHLIRENPMISQEEIAKKIGITRTSVAVHISNIMKKGIILGKGYIINESPYIMVIGGTNVDIQGFSRSELRAHDSNPGYVGVSFGGVGKNIAENIARLDINTKFITVFGNDLYGEKIKDHLNKLDIDVSDSLILENEETSIYLSILDSNGEMNVAISSMEIFKKLKPEYLKARNKKIEGAEIIIVDTNLEKEAINYIMGYNTKTKIMLDTVSTKKSEKVKDIIGKFHTIKPNKIEAELLSGIKINSDSDLDRAGKFFLEAGIKNIFITLGSDGVYYINDKKKGIIKNPKVTPVNVTGGGDAFVAGIAHAEFMGKDIDEAAKFGIGASILTILDENTISDKISVENIENKIKEMKL, from the coding sequence ATGACAGAAAGAGAAAGGGAGATATTGCATCTCATAAGGGAAAATCCTATGATATCTCAGGAAGAGATAGCAAAAAAAATAGGAATAACGAGGACTTCGGTAGCTGTACATATAAGTAATATCATGAAAAAAGGAATTATACTCGGAAAAGGGTATATAATTAATGAAAGCCCTTATATTATGGTTATCGGCGGAACCAATGTAGACATACAGGGGTTTTCCAGAAGCGAGCTTAGAGCACATGACTCTAATCCGGGATATGTGGGAGTTTCATTCGGAGGTGTCGGGAAAAATATAGCAGAAAACATAGCCAGACTTGACATCAATACAAAATTTATAACAGTATTCGGCAATGACCTTTACGGGGAAAAAATAAAGGATCATTTGAATAAGCTGGATATAGACGTAAGTGATTCGCTGATTCTGGAAAATGAAGAAACATCTATTTATCTTTCAATTCTGGATTCGAACGGTGAAATGAATGTAGCCATATCATCAATGGAGATATTCAAAAAGCTGAAGCCTGAATATCTGAAAGCCAGAAACAAAAAAATAGAGGGCGCAGAAATAATAATAGTGGACACAAACCTGGAAAAAGAAGCCATTAATTACATAATGGGCTATAATACAAAAACAAAAATAATGCTTGATACAGTATCTACAAAAAAATCCGAAAAGGTAAAAGACATAATAGGGAAATTTCATACAATAAAGCCTAATAAAATAGAGGCAGAGCTTCTTTCGGGAATAAAGATAAATTCTGATTCCGATCTTGACAGAGCCGGGAAATTTTTTCTGGAAGCAGGTATAAAAAATATCTTTATTACTCTCGGGAGTGACGGGGTATATTACATAAACGACAAGAAAAAAGGAATAATAAAGAATCCTAAAGTAACACCCGTAAATGTAACAGGCGGAGGGGATGCCTTCGTAGCGGGAATAGCACATGCGGAATTTATGGGAAAAGACATAGATGAAGCTGCAAAATTCGGAATAGGAGCAAGTATACTCACTATTCTTGATGAAAATACAATAAGTGATAAAATATCAGTAGAAAACATAGAGAATAAAATTAAGGAGATGAAATTATGA
- the argC gene encoding N-acetyl-gamma-glutamyl-phosphate reductase, producing the protein MIKVGLVGATGYAGQQLLWILNMHKETEIKFISSNSYEGKEISEVYGNYKKYFDKKLISQEEAGTKLDEIDVLFMALPHGMSEKLAGQALKSGVKVIDLGADFRLDDSETYEKWYKVKHENPEINKQAVYGLPELYREKIKESSIVAAPGCYPTSAILAAAPLLKKNLVKTENIIVDSKSGVSGAGRGLKTESLFTEVNENFKAYNLFMHRHTPEIEQEMGKAAGKEAGVIFTPHLLPINRGILSTLYLDMTEEITEEEIYKIYEEFYKDDYFVRISRELPEIKNIKNTNICEIGIRADIKKKKIIVVSVIDNLIKGAGGQAVQAMNIMFGLPETEGLDYLSMYV; encoded by the coding sequence ATGATAAAAGTAGGACTGGTAGGAGCTACAGGATATGCTGGACAGCAGCTTTTGTGGATTCTGAACATGCATAAGGAAACAGAAATAAAATTTATATCTTCAAACAGCTATGAAGGAAAGGAAATCTCAGAGGTATACGGGAATTATAAAAAATATTTCGACAAAAAGCTGATATCACAGGAGGAGGCGGGAACAAAATTAGATGAAATAGATGTTCTGTTTATGGCTCTTCCGCACGGGATGTCTGAAAAGCTTGCAGGACAGGCATTGAAATCAGGTGTAAAGGTAATAGACCTTGGGGCGGATTTCCGTCTTGATGATTCTGAAACATATGAGAAATGGTACAAAGTAAAGCATGAAAACCCTGAAATAAACAAACAGGCAGTTTACGGACTTCCCGAGCTTTACAGGGAAAAAATAAAGGAAAGCAGCATAGTAGCAGCACCGGGATGTTATCCCACATCGGCAATACTTGCAGCGGCACCCTTATTAAAGAAAAATCTGGTAAAAACTGAAAATATAATTGTTGATTCCAAGTCTGGAGTTTCGGGAGCAGGCAGAGGTCTAAAAACAGAATCGCTTTTTACAGAGGTAAATGAAAACTTTAAGGCATATAATCTGTTTATGCACAGACATACCCCCGAAATAGAACAGGAGATGGGAAAAGCGGCAGGGAAAGAAGCAGGAGTGATATTTACCCCTCATCTGCTTCCGATAAACAGAGGAATACTTTCTACGCTCTATCTGGATATGACAGAGGAAATAACTGAGGAAGAAATTTATAAAATATATGAGGAGTTTTATAAAGATGATTATTTTGTGAGAATAAGCAGAGAGCTTCCCGAGATAAAAAATATAAAAAATACAAATATCTGTGAGATCGGAATAAGAGCGGATATAAAGAAGAAGAAAATCATAGTGGTATCTGTAATAGATAATCTTATAAAAGGTGCAGGAGGTCAGGCCGTACAGGCTATGAACATAATGTTCGGACTTCCCGAAACAGAAGGACTTGATTATCTGTCTATGTATGTATAA
- a CDS encoding SPL family radical SAM protein: MKNTVRYKNITCKSALNKVSGGFPYKWDLNIYRGCIHNCKYCYALYSHKYINSNSDDFFNEIYVKTNIVEELDRQLSSKSWKHEVINIGGVTDSYQAVEKNNKIMPEILKLLIKHKNPAIISTKSTLILRDIDLIDELSRLTYINIASTITVTDRKTAAMIETNASPPMERFRILKAMRKTNASVGMHSMPIIPYITDSIENIESLFSHAKESDVHYVLPGILYLRGETRKSFFNFVLRNYPQLYKNIYMLYNNTEKRKEYKYSLYQNINFLKEKYSISFSYTNPMREKMKKERKYDPQLKLF; encoded by the coding sequence ATGAAGAATACTGTCCGATATAAAAATATCACATGCAAATCTGCACTGAACAAAGTCAGCGGCGGTTTTCCATATAAATGGGATCTGAATATATACAGAGGCTGTATTCATAACTGTAAATACTGCTATGCCCTTTATTCGCACAAATATATAAATTCCAATTCAGATGATTTTTTTAATGAAATATATGTAAAAACCAATATTGTGGAAGAGCTGGACAGACAGCTCAGCTCCAAATCATGGAAACATGAAGTAATAAATATAGGCGGTGTCACAGACAGTTATCAGGCTGTAGAAAAGAATAACAAAATTATGCCTGAAATACTGAAACTTCTTATTAAACATAAAAATCCTGCTATTATTTCCACCAAATCTACACTTATACTGAGAGATATTGATTTGATAGATGAATTATCCAGACTTACTTATATAAATATTGCTTCCACTATTACCGTTACTGACAGAAAAACAGCTGCTATGATTGAAACCAACGCTTCACCGCCCATGGAGAGATTCCGAATACTGAAAGCCATGCGGAAAACCAATGCCTCTGTGGGAATGCATTCTATGCCTATTATTCCTTATATTACTGACAGCATTGAAAATATAGAATCACTGTTTTCTCATGCAAAAGAAAGCGATGTCCACTATGTACTGCCGGGAATCCTTTACCTGAGAGGAGAAACAAGAAAATCATTTTTTAATTTTGTTCTTCGTAATTATCCCCAGCTGTATAAAAATATTTATATGCTTTACAATAATACTGAAAAAAGAAAAGAATATAAATACAGTCTTTATCAAAATATAAATTTCCTGAAAGAAAAATACTCTATTTCTTTCAGTTATACGAATCCTATGAGGGAAAAAATGAAAAAAGAAAGAAAGTATGATCCGCAGTTAAAGCTGTTTTAG
- a CDS encoding DKNYY domain-containing protein, giving the protein MRKIILFILISISVFSEYKIENGKVYYEDKLIAEADAVTFDSSTDYAQDKNYIYYTEKKIEGADLKTFEILYSGYSKDKNHVYYKNNILKGADSKTFDMVHFGHAKDKNNAYYYGKKIEGAEAKTFDIIEPCAFGFSRDNISVYYEDKKIPGSDPETFEILGENGYSKDKNNVYFENHIIDGADIKTFRALAGKIAEDKNNYYKSEKISGKK; this is encoded by the coding sequence ATGAGAAAAATCATATTATTTATATTGATAAGTATATCAGTATTCAGTGAATATAAAATTGAGAATGGAAAAGTATATTATGAGGATAAATTAATAGCTGAGGCAGATGCAGTGACTTTTGACAGCAGTACTGACTATGCACAGGATAAAAATTATATTTATTATACGGAAAAGAAAATTGAAGGTGCTGATCTAAAGACATTTGAGATACTTTATTCAGGTTATTCAAAAGATAAAAATCATGTTTATTATAAAAATAATATATTAAAGGGAGCAGATTCAAAAACCTTTGATATGGTACATTTCGGACATGCCAAAGATAAGAATAATGCTTATTATTACGGAAAAAAAATAGAGGGAGCAGAAGCTAAAACCTTCGATATAATAGAACCTTGTGCTTTTGGATTTTCGAGAGATAATATTTCGGTATATTATGAAGATAAAAAAATACCGGGTTCAGATCCTGAAACCTTTGAAATATTGGGAGAAAACGGATATTCAAAAGATAAGAATAATGTTTATTTTGAAAATCATATTATAGATGGTGCTGATATCAAGACTTTTAGGGCTTTAGCTGGAAAAATAGCAGAGGACAAAAATAATTATTATAAATCCGAGAAAATATCAGGCAAGAAATAA
- the argB gene encoding acetylglutamate kinase has product MLNNHEKADTLVEALPFIRKYYGKTVVIKYGGSAMADEEIREEFIKDVVLMKYVGINPVIIHGGGPEINLMLKKLGKETEFVEGNRVSDTETVEVAEMILSAKLNKGIVADINKHGGKAVGLSGKDGNLILAKKKYIEKDNQKLDIGFVGEVVKINPEIIEILAEKDYIPVISSIGQDLEGNTYNINADYVAGEIAGVLNAFRLLFLTDVDGILTDHNDKATLIPEISSSEVIKLINDGIITGGMLPKVNTCLNAVNKGVKNVIILNGKVKHSILLELFTYEGFGTMIKSD; this is encoded by the coding sequence ATGTTAAACAATCATGAGAAAGCAGATACACTTGTAGAAGCTCTGCCGTTTATACGGAAATATTACGGGAAAACTGTGGTAATAAAATACGGCGGAAGTGCAATGGCAGATGAGGAAATAAGAGAGGAATTTATAAAAGACGTTGTGCTTATGAAGTATGTAGGGATAAATCCTGTTATTATCCACGGCGGAGGTCCTGAAATAAATCTTATGCTGAAAAAACTCGGGAAAGAAACAGAGTTTGTGGAAGGGAACAGAGTAAGTGACACTGAAACAGTAGAAGTCGCAGAGATGATACTTTCTGCAAAGCTGAATAAGGGTATAGTAGCAGATATTAATAAGCACGGCGGGAAAGCTGTGGGCTTAAGCGGAAAAGACGGAAATCTTATATTGGCCAAGAAAAAATATATAGAAAAGGATAATCAGAAACTGGATATAGGCTTTGTCGGCGAGGTAGTAAAAATAAATCCTGAGATAATAGAGATACTCGCGGAAAAAGATTATATTCCTGTGATATCATCAATAGGACAGGATCTTGAAGGAAATACCTATAATATAAATGCAGATTATGTAGCAGGCGAGATAGCCGGAGTACTTAATGCATTCAGACTCCTGTTTCTTACAGATGTGGACGGAATACTGACTGATCATAATGATAAGGCAACCCTGATTCCTGAAATAAGCAGTTCAGAAGTGATAAAGCTCATAAATGACGGCATTATAACCGGAGGAATGCTTCCTAAGGTAAATACATGTCTAAATGCTGTCAATAAGGGTGTAAAAAATGTTATAATACTAAATGGAAAAGTAAAGCATTCGATACTTTTGGAATTGTTTACCTATGAAGGATTCGGTACCATGATAAAAAGCGACTGA
- a CDS encoding aspartate aminotransferase family protein, whose product MLLNVYNRFNVSFVKGKGVYLYDDQGNEYLDFVSGIAVNCLGHAHPVIANALKKQGETLIHISNLYHSNAQTKLVDKLTGLSEHERVFFSNSGTEAIELAIKIARKYGNNIDKNKTEIIYMKDSFHGRSTGSLAITGQKKYQEPFEPLMPNVTECLFNNIEDLKSKVNQNTCAVILEPVQGESGIQTASPEFLKALKELCSENNALLIFDEIQCGMGRMGTLFAYEQLGVVPDIVTIAKALGGGVPIGACLTKGKANDVMVPGDHGSTYGGNPLVCAVAYDVLTELVDNKVIAGVKAKGEYAIEKLNKLKEKYKLIEEIRGTGLLIGIKLDESVAARDFANTAFENKFLLVPAGNNVLRYFPPLNVTLEEIDKSIEKMEEILNIFEK is encoded by the coding sequence ATGTTACTAAATGTATATAACAGGTTCAATGTAAGTTTTGTAAAAGGAAAAGGTGTGTATCTCTATGATGATCAGGGAAATGAATATCTGGACTTTGTATCGGGTATAGCTGTAAACTGCCTTGGACATGCCCATCCTGTCATAGCAAATGCACTGAAAAAACAGGGAGAAACACTTATTCATATATCAAACCTGTATCACAGCAATGCTCAGACAAAGCTGGTAGATAAGTTAACAGGTTTGAGCGAGCATGAAAGAGTATTTTTCAGCAACAGCGGAACAGAAGCTATAGAGCTGGCAATAAAAATAGCGAGAAAATATGGAAATAATATAGATAAAAATAAAACAGAAATAATATATATGAAAGATTCATTTCATGGGAGAAGTACCGGTTCACTTGCGATTACAGGTCAGAAAAAATATCAGGAGCCTTTTGAACCGCTTATGCCTAATGTGACGGAATGCTTATTTAATAATATAGAAGACCTGAAATCAAAGGTAAATCAGAATACATGCGCGGTAATACTGGAGCCTGTTCAGGGAGAAAGCGGGATACAGACAGCAAGTCCGGAATTTTTGAAAGCTCTGAAAGAACTTTGCAGTGAAAATAATGCTCTTTTGATATTTGACGAAATACAGTGCGGAATGGGAAGAATGGGAACATTATTTGCATATGAACAGCTGGGTGTAGTACCTGATATTGTGACTATAGCAAAGGCACTCGGAGGAGGAGTACCTATAGGTGCATGTCTGACTAAGGGGAAAGCTAATGATGTAATGGTTCCCGGGGATCATGGCTCTACATACGGAGGAAATCCTCTGGTATGTGCAGTCGCATATGATGTTCTTACAGAGCTCGTGGATAACAAGGTTATCGCTGGAGTAAAGGCAAAAGGGGAATATGCTATAGAAAAGCTTAATAAATTAAAAGAAAAATATAAGCTGATAGAGGAAATAAGAGGAACAGGTCTTCTGATAGGTATAAAACTGGATGAAAGTGTGGCAGCAAGAGATTTTGCAAATACTGCATTTGAAAATAAATTCCTTCTTGTACCCGCAGGAAATAATGTTTTGAGATACTTTCCGCCGTTAAATGTAACTTTGGAAGAAATAGATAAATCTATAGAAAAAATGGAAGAAATATTGAATATATTTGAAAAATAA
- the argF gene encoding ornithine carbamoyltransferase — MLKKKSFLKLLDFTKEELEFLLNLSKKLKEDKKNNAEMKKLSGKNIALIFEKTSTRTRCAFEVAAFDQGANVTYIGPSTSQIGDKESIEDTARVLGRFYDGLEYRGYGQEIVETLAEYAGVPVWNGLTTESHPTQVLADFMTILEHKGDLSGIKFAFMGDGRNNVANSLMIGAAKFGMDFRIVAPKELFPNEELVKKAKELAAESGGKITLTENPAEGVDDCDVIYTDVWVSMGEDESIWKNRIEQLKPYQVNSTLVKNAKPDYLFMHCLPAFHDLKTKTGEKMHEKFGITEMEVTDEVFESENSVVFDEAENRMHTIKAVMVATLGEINI; from the coding sequence ATGCTGAAAAAAAAGTCATTTTTAAAACTGCTGGATTTTACAAAAGAGGAATTGGAGTTTCTTTTGAATCTGTCAAAAAAACTAAAAGAAGATAAGAAGAATAACGCCGAAATGAAAAAACTGAGCGGGAAAAATATAGCGCTGATATTTGAAAAGACATCTACAAGAACAAGATGTGCATTTGAAGTAGCGGCTTTTGATCAGGGAGCAAATGTAACTTATATAGGACCTTCTACATCACAGATAGGTGATAAAGAATCTATAGAGGATACTGCAAGAGTGCTGGGCAGATTTTATGACGGTCTGGAATACAGAGGGTACGGACAGGAAATAGTCGAGACACTGGCTGAATATGCGGGTGTACCTGTGTGGAACGGTCTGACTACAGAATCGCATCCTACACAGGTGCTGGCAGATTTTATGACTATACTTGAACATAAGGGAGATCTTTCAGGAATAAAATTCGCATTTATGGGAGACGGAAGAAATAATGTGGCAAATTCTCTGATGATAGGAGCGGCAAAATTCGGAATGGATTTTAGAATTGTAGCGCCAAAAGAGCTTTTTCCAAATGAAGAGCTGGTAAAAAAAGCCAAGGAGCTGGCTGCCGAATCTGGTGGAAAAATAACACTTACGGAGAATCCAGCAGAAGGAGTAGATGACTGTGATGTCATATATACTGATGTATGGGTATCAATGGGAGAAGATGAGAGTATATGGAAAAACAGAATCGAGCAGTTAAAGCCGTATCAGGTAAACAGTACTCTTGTAAAAAATGCAAAGCCTGATTATTTATTTATGCATTGTCTTCCAGCTTTTCATGATCTGAAAACAAAAACTGGCGAAAAAATGCATGAGAAATTTGGAATTACAGAAATGGAAGTTACAGATGAGGTTTTTGAAAGTGAAAATTCTGTTGTTTTTGATGAGGCGGAAAACAGAATGCATACCATAAAAGCTGTTATGGTAGCAACTCTTGGAGAAATAAATATCTAA
- a CDS encoding DUF488 domain-containing protein yields MCERVYDSEIKAGYRILADRLWPRGVKKTDLQYDVWFKDITPTPEIRKEFGHKEENFDIFKVRYLNELNTNPKSGEFIQLVSDKLKKENVILLYAAKDTVYNHAVILKEWLEEKLNGK; encoded by the coding sequence ATATGTGAAAGAGTTTATGATTCTGAAATAAAGGCAGGCTACAGAATTTTAGCAGACCGTTTATGGCCCAGAGGAGTAAAGAAAACAGATCTCCAATATGATGTATGGTTTAAGGATATTACACCGACACCGGAAATACGAAAAGAATTCGGACATAAAGAAGAAAATTTTGATATATTTAAAGTCCGTTATCTGAATGAACTGAATACTAATCCTAAAAGCGGTGAATTTATACAGTTAGTGTCGGATAAGCTGAAAAAAGAAAATGTGATTTTACTGTATGCAGCAAAGGATACTGTTTATAATCATGCAGTAATTTTAAAAGAGTGGCTGGAAGAAAAATTAAATGGAAAATAA
- a CDS encoding DKNYY domain-containing protein, giving the protein MKNILVFLMLGVMLSALQELRYPSGYRVNGSRVFYTYIELTEIDMTTFEILNERYAKDKNAVYYEGKVIVNVDPEDFELLGDFFGKTKNNIYIGNTIIKDADINSFELLGHSRSRDKNHVFFADKILKNADPATYIVFNNKYAKDKNHVYFWDKEIENADAPTFEVLNGEYGKDKNRVYYNSRVVRKADPATFRILEGPFSKDKNYVYVTGEIFEKADVKTFQTLGDYGYAKDKRYVYRYNKILEGEKPADFLPPPQPVIMY; this is encoded by the coding sequence ATGAAAAATATATTGGTTTTCCTGATGCTCGGAGTAATGCTGAGTGCACTTCAGGAATTAAGATATCCTTCTGGATACAGGGTGAACGGCAGCAGAGTATTTTATACATATATAGAGCTGACAGAAATAGATATGACTACATTTGAAATTTTGAATGAAAGATACGCCAAGGATAAGAATGCAGTTTACTATGAAGGAAAAGTCATAGTAAATGTTGATCCCGAAGATTTTGAGCTTTTGGGGGATTTTTTCGGAAAGACTAAGAATAATATATACATAGGGAATACGATAATAAAAGATGCAGATATTAACAGTTTTGAATTATTGGGACACAGCCGCAGCAGGGATAAAAACCATGTGTTTTTTGCTGATAAAATATTGAAAAATGCTGATCCTGCTACTTATATAGTTTTTAACAATAAATATGCCAAAGATAAAAATCATGTTTATTTTTGGGATAAGGAGATAGAAAATGCAGATGCTCCGACATTTGAAGTATTAAACGGAGAATACGGCAAGGATAAAAACAGGGTTTATTATAACAGCAGAGTGGTCAGAAAAGCTGATCCTGCTACTTTTCGAATATTAGAAGGGCCTTTTTCAAAAGATAAAAACTATGTATATGTTACAGGAGAAATATTCGAAAAAGCTGACGTAAAAACATTTCAGACACTGGGTGATTATGGATATGCCAAGGATAAAAGATATGTGTACAGATACAATAAGATACTGGAGGGTGAAAAACCGGCAGATTTTCTTCCTCCTCCCCAGCCTGTAATTATGTATTAA